Proteins encoded by one window of Streptomyces sp. NBC_01477:
- a CDS encoding TetR/AcrR family transcriptional regulator — MSAIRGARERARAEITAAIKEEAGRQLAVHGPSGLSLRAVARELGMASSALYRYFPSRDDLLTALIIDAYNAIGAAAEQALAGADAAVPPARAAAPADGMPPAADPLDRWVAVCRAVRDWAVGHPYEYALIYGSPVPGYAAPQDTVAPASRVALTLVSVVRDAHTAGLLGEPAGRPLAGPVRADAGRLAAELAPELPIRVIAALVAVWAQVFGIVSFELFGQFNRVVEARGEFFEQAAVSLAAQVGLRTDGGPRAGAIPVGAAATAPGGSAAAGGDGILPAK, encoded by the coding sequence ATGAGTGCGATCAGAGGAGCCAGGGAACGGGCCAGGGCGGAGATCACCGCGGCCATCAAGGAGGAGGCGGGCCGGCAGTTGGCCGTGCACGGACCTTCCGGTCTGTCGCTGCGCGCGGTCGCCCGCGAGCTCGGGATGGCGTCCTCGGCCCTCTACCGCTACTTCCCCAGCCGCGACGACCTGCTCACCGCCCTCATCATCGACGCCTACAACGCGATCGGCGCCGCCGCCGAGCAGGCGCTCGCCGGGGCCGATGCGGCGGTACCGCCCGCGCGGGCCGCCGCACCCGCCGACGGGATGCCCCCGGCCGCGGACCCGCTCGACCGCTGGGTCGCCGTGTGCCGCGCGGTCCGTGACTGGGCGGTCGGCCACCCCTACGAATACGCCCTGATCTACGGCTCGCCCGTGCCCGGCTACGCGGCGCCGCAGGACACGGTCGCACCCGCTTCCCGGGTCGCTCTCACACTGGTGTCGGTGGTCCGTGACGCCCACACCGCCGGCCTGCTCGGCGAGCCCGCCGGCCGCCCGCTGGCCGGTCCCGTGCGCGCGGACGCCGGGCGGCTCGCCGCCGAGCTGGCCCCCGAGCTGCCGATACGGGTGATCGCCGCGCTGGTCGCCGTGTGGGCCCAGGTCTTCGGCATCGTCAGCTTCGAGCTCTTCGGCCAGTTCAACCGGGTCGTGGAGGCTCGCGGCGAATTCTTCGAGCAGGCCGCGGTCTCGCTGGCCGCTCAGGTGGGGCTGCGTACGGACGGCGGCCCCCGGGCCGGTGCGATACCCGTCGGCGCAGCGGCGACCGCACCGGGCGGCAGCGCCGCGGCCGGCGGTGACGGCATACTCCCGGCGAAGTAG
- a CDS encoding winged helix-turn-helix transcriptional regulator: MALGTDYAQQDCSLARALEVVGERWSLLIVRDAFYGVRRFNDFLVHLDIPRAVLTARLSALTGAGVLRKEAYQQSPPRYDYVLTDAGLDLWPPLHALMRWGGLHASAGEPARTFHHAVCGTRLDMTGGCPVCGVAQVAPADVERRYLRPGDRPGRADPVAAALTAPARLLQPVRGAAGAGAFAGGDDPGNS; the protein is encoded by the coding sequence ATGGCACTCGGAACCGATTACGCCCAGCAGGACTGCTCGCTCGCCCGCGCCCTGGAGGTGGTCGGCGAGCGCTGGAGCCTGCTGATCGTGCGGGACGCCTTCTACGGCGTCCGCAGGTTCAACGACTTCCTGGTCCACCTGGACATCCCGCGGGCCGTGCTCACCGCGCGGCTGTCCGCGCTCACCGGGGCGGGAGTGCTGCGCAAGGAGGCCTATCAGCAGTCGCCCCCGCGGTACGACTACGTCCTCACCGACGCCGGCCTCGACCTGTGGCCGCCGCTGCATGCGCTGATGCGCTGGGGCGGGCTGCACGCCTCGGCGGGGGAGCCGGCCAGGACCTTCCACCACGCCGTCTGCGGCACCCGGCTGGACATGACCGGCGGCTGCCCGGTGTGCGGGGTGGCACAGGTGGCGCCCGCCGACGTCGAGAGGCGCTACCTGCGCCCCGGGGACCGTCCGGGCCGCGCCGACCCGGTCGCCGCCGCGCTCACCGCCCCGGCCCGGCTGCTGCAGCCGGTACGCGGCGCTGCCGGGGCCGGCGCGTTTGCCGGGGGCGATGATCCGGGCAATTCGTAG
- a CDS encoding MFS transporter → MNAQAAQRTAATAAAAPVDPDPDGGPGAAAAPGAAMTLLTVGLGTLVTLMAFTAPATTLAATSRGLHSGAVAETWMLTGTPVGLAALLLTMGSVADARGRRRTFAAGAVLLLLATALSATAPDTALFLAGRILQGVASAAVLAAGLGLIADAHPAGQHRVRALGIWGATVGGGIAIGPVYAALLTQEWGWRSLYWGLALLTVPVAALSATVPESRAEHPRRLDVAGAVTLGAGTAALVAGFGESRGGWLRPAVLVLLAAAVLALAVFASVERRVAEPLLDPALWRSPAFLAAGVGALTTGLAVVGLFSCLPTMVQGVLGTSAVSTSLLFVVWSGVSAVSALLARRLAPHIGADTQAALGLAISAVGQGALYGMHVGGSYGRLFPGLAVAGVGSGILNAALARLAVAGVPAERSAMGSGANNTARYVGSALGVALTVSVVTAAHGHSPAAALATGANHAFLLSSAACLAGACAVLLLARRARRTAARSGAAAIAAAKQGQAAACRTCR, encoded by the coding sequence ATGAACGCCCAGGCCGCACAGCGCACCGCGGCGACGGCCGCCGCCGCGCCCGTTGACCCGGACCCCGACGGCGGACCGGGTGCGGCAGCCGCGCCGGGCGCCGCGATGACGCTGCTGACCGTCGGCCTGGGCACCCTGGTCACGCTGATGGCGTTCACCGCCCCCGCCACCACGCTGGCCGCCACCTCGCGCGGGCTGCACTCGGGCGCGGTCGCCGAGACCTGGATGCTGACCGGCACACCGGTGGGTCTGGCCGCCCTGCTGCTCACCATGGGCAGCGTCGCGGACGCCCGCGGGCGGCGCCGTACGTTCGCGGCGGGCGCGGTCCTGCTGCTGCTCGCCACCGCGCTGTCGGCCACCGCTCCCGACACCGCGCTCTTCCTGGCCGGCCGGATCCTCCAGGGCGTGGCCAGCGCCGCCGTGCTCGCCGCCGGCCTCGGCCTGATCGCCGACGCCCACCCGGCAGGGCAACACCGGGTCCGCGCCCTGGGCATATGGGGCGCGACCGTCGGCGGCGGTATCGCGATCGGCCCGGTCTACGCGGCCCTGCTCACCCAGGAGTGGGGCTGGCGGTCGCTCTACTGGGGCCTGGCGCTGCTCACCGTGCCGGTGGCCGCGCTCAGCGCGACAGTCCCCGAGTCGCGGGCCGAGCACCCCCGCCGCCTCGACGTCGCGGGCGCGGTCACCCTCGGCGCCGGCACGGCCGCGCTGGTCGCCGGGTTCGGGGAGAGCCGCGGCGGCTGGCTGCGGCCGGCCGTACTGGTCCTGCTGGCCGCGGCCGTCCTGGCGCTCGCCGTCTTCGCCTCGGTGGAGCGCCGGGTGGCGGAACCCCTGCTGGACCCGGCCCTGTGGCGCAGCCCCGCCTTCCTCGCCGCCGGAGTCGGAGCGCTGACCACCGGTCTGGCCGTGGTCGGCCTGTTCAGCTGTCTGCCGACCATGGTGCAGGGGGTGCTCGGCACCAGCGCGGTGTCGACAAGTCTGCTCTTCGTGGTCTGGTCGGGCGTCTCCGCGGTGTCCGCGCTGCTGGCCCGCCGCCTTGCGCCGCACATCGGCGCCGACACCCAGGCCGCCCTCGGCCTGGCCATCTCCGCGGTCGGCCAGGGCGCCCTGTACGGCATGCACGTCGGCGGCTCGTACGGCCGGCTCTTCCCGGGCCTCGCCGTCGCCGGTGTCGGCAGCGGCATCCTCAACGCGGCGCTGGCCCGGCTGGCGGTCGCCGGCGTGCCTGCCGAGCGCAGCGCGATGGGTTCCGGCGCCAACAACACCGCCCGCTACGTCGGCTCCGCCCTCGGCGTCGCCCTGACCGTCTCGGTCGTGACGGCGGCCCACGGCCACTCCCCCGCCGCCGCACTGGCCACCGGCGCCAACCACGCCTTCCTGCTCAGCTCCGCCGCCTGCCTCGCCGGCGCGTGCGCCGTCCTGCTGCTGGCCCGTCGTGCCCGCCGCACGGCCGCCCGCTCCGGCGCCGCCGCAATTGCCGCGGCGAAGCAGGGTCAGGCAGCGGCGTGCCGTACGTGCAGGTGA
- a CDS encoding sensor histidine kinase produces the protein MTREVQPEGPPRHGLFPVGRGGGGMPSLWVPALALAFVQVVGSSVAGRHQTVRVDLDRLGCLLLLAGPALLLLRRRRPVEVAAGTAVVTLLYTVLGYPYGPVFASLVVAFFSAVAAGHRRAVLVVAGSAYVGHVLVGEWLYHWLPPSGDTRTSWMELSGAGAWLLAVLAGAELFRMRREQIARERRERAEAERRRVDEERMRIARELHDVLAHSISLINVQAGVALALIDERPEQARTALTTIKAASKEALGEVRQVLSALRAPGEAPRTPAPGLDRLPELLDQATAAGLQAQVTAEGARVPLPPGADLAAFRIVQEALTNIVRHSGSRTARVLLGYRSDCVEVQVDDDGPAVTGGESGGGNGLVGMRERAAALGGTVETGPRPGGGFRVRARLPLVAPDPLVAPDPLVAPDPLVAPDPRDRPDPRDRPDHTGPLPAEEPALSGPPPADDPAPAGPPSSGDAAPAGPLPAADPAPAGPPSGVDLASGGSPPVPGSGARAGQEVTRGPGAPAGRSAVEAPVSTGSPALDDPALAGALSSGDAAPAGPLPVADPAPAGPPPARDQGTAMSAERPATNAADRGRPYDAGRRLGMTAAEERP, from the coding sequence ATGACGCGCGAGGTGCAGCCGGAGGGTCCGCCGCGGCATGGGCTCTTCCCCGTCGGCCGGGGCGGTGGCGGCATGCCCTCGCTCTGGGTGCCCGCGCTGGCCCTGGCCTTCGTCCAGGTCGTCGGCTCCAGCGTGGCCGGACGGCACCAGACCGTGCGCGTCGACCTGGACCGGCTCGGCTGTCTGCTGCTGCTCGCGGGCCCCGCGCTGCTCCTGCTCCGCCGCCGCAGGCCGGTCGAGGTGGCCGCGGGCACCGCCGTGGTGACGCTGCTCTACACCGTTCTCGGCTATCCCTACGGGCCGGTCTTCGCCAGCCTCGTAGTCGCCTTCTTCAGCGCGGTGGCGGCCGGGCACCGCAGAGCCGTGCTCGTCGTGGCGGGCAGCGCCTACGTCGGCCACGTGCTGGTCGGCGAGTGGCTCTACCACTGGCTGCCGCCGTCCGGGGACACCCGGACGTCGTGGATGGAGCTGTCGGGCGCCGGGGCCTGGCTGCTCGCGGTGCTGGCCGGGGCGGAGCTGTTCCGGATGCGGCGCGAGCAGATCGCCAGGGAGCGGCGGGAGCGGGCCGAGGCGGAGCGGCGCCGGGTGGACGAGGAGCGGATGCGGATCGCCCGTGAGCTGCACGATGTGCTGGCGCACAGCATCTCGCTGATCAATGTGCAGGCCGGGGTCGCCCTCGCGCTGATCGACGAACGGCCCGAGCAGGCCCGCACCGCGCTCACCACCATCAAGGCGGCGAGCAAGGAGGCCCTCGGCGAGGTGCGGCAGGTGCTCAGTGCGCTGCGGGCGCCGGGCGAGGCACCGCGTACTCCCGCCCCGGGCCTGGACCGGCTGCCCGAGCTGCTGGACCAGGCCACGGCCGCCGGGCTGCAGGCCCAGGTGACCGCCGAGGGCGCCCGGGTGCCGCTGCCCCCGGGCGCCGACCTCGCCGCCTTCCGTATCGTTCAGGAGGCGTTGACGAACATCGTGCGGCACTCGGGATCGCGCACCGCGCGCGTACTCCTCGGGTATCGGTCCGACTGCGTCGAGGTACAGGTGGACGACGACGGGCCGGCGGTGACCGGCGGCGAGAGCGGCGGCGGCAACGGCCTGGTCGGCATGCGCGAACGCGCTGCCGCGCTGGGCGGCACGGTCGAGACGGGGCCGCGCCCCGGCGGCGGCTTCCGCGTACGGGCCAGGCTGCCGCTCGTCGCACCCGACCCGCTCGTCGCACCCGACCCGCTCGTCGCACCCGACCCGCTCGTCGCACCCGACCCGCGGGACCGGCCCGACCCGCGGGACCGGCCCGACCACACCGGGCCGCTGCCCGCGGAGGAGCCCGCCCTCAGCGGGCCGCCACCAGCAGATGACCCCGCCCCTGCCGGGCCGCCGTCCTCCGGGGATGCCGCCCCTGCCGGGCCGCTGCCCGCGGCAGACCCTGCCCCTGCCGGGCCGCCGTCTGGGGTGGACCTCGCCTCGGGTGGGTCGCCGCCCGTGCCCGGGTCGGGTGCGCGCGCCGGTCAGGAGGTCACGCGTGGCCCCGGTGCCCCCGCCGGACGGTCGGCCGTCGAAGCCCCTGTCTCCACCGGGTCACCGGCCCTGGACGATCCTGCCCTCGCCGGGGCGCTGTCCTCCGGGGATGCTGCCCCTGCCGGGCCGCTGCCCGTGGCCGACCCTGCCCCTGCCGGGCCGCCACCCGCCCGCGACCAGGGCACCGCCATGAGTGCCGAGCGCCCCGCCACCAATGCCGCCGACAGGGGCCGGCCGTACGATGCGGGTCGGCGGCTGGGGATGACCGCCGCCGAGGAGCGACCATGA
- a CDS encoding response regulator transcription factor produces MIRVVLADDQALVRAGFRALLDAQSDIEVVGEAANGQQALEAVRELRPAAVLMDIRMPVMDGLAATRHITGDTALEQVKVVVLTTFELDEYVFEAIRAGASGFLVKDTEPAELLRAVRAVVAGDALLSPGVTRRLIAEFAARSKEPAAMSALDQLTDREREVMALAGIGLSNDEIARRLVVSPLTAKTHVSRAMTKLGARDRAQLVVLAYESGLVRPGWLG; encoded by the coding sequence ATGATCCGCGTTGTGCTGGCCGACGACCAGGCGCTGGTGCGGGCGGGGTTCCGGGCGCTGCTCGACGCGCAGAGCGACATCGAGGTCGTCGGGGAGGCGGCCAACGGGCAGCAGGCACTGGAGGCGGTGCGCGAACTGCGCCCGGCCGCCGTGCTGATGGACATCCGGATGCCGGTGATGGACGGGCTCGCCGCCACCCGGCACATCACCGGCGACACCGCGCTCGAACAGGTGAAAGTGGTCGTCCTGACCACGTTCGAGCTGGACGAATACGTCTTCGAGGCGATCCGCGCCGGCGCGTCGGGCTTCCTGGTCAAGGACACCGAGCCGGCCGAACTCCTGCGGGCGGTCCGCGCGGTGGTGGCCGGCGACGCGCTGCTGTCGCCCGGCGTCACCCGCCGGCTGATCGCCGAATTCGCCGCCCGTTCCAAGGAGCCGGCGGCGATGAGCGCCCTCGACCAGCTCACCGACCGCGAGCGCGAGGTGATGGCGCTGGCCGGTATCGGCCTGTCCAACGACGAGATCGCCCGCCGCCTGGTGGTCAGCCCGCTCACCGCGAAGACCCACGTCAGCCGGGCCATGACCAAACTGGGCGCCCGCGACCGTGCCCAGCTGGTCGTGCTGGCCTACGAATCCGGCCTGGTACGCCCGGGCTGGCTCGGCTGA
- a CDS encoding nitroreductase family deazaflavin-dependent oxidoreductase yields the protein MSEQVQHVQKPGWFTVNVLNRTVAFLTRRGFSVWGSRVLAVRGRKSGEWRTTPVNVLTLDGERYLVAPRGHVQWTHNMRAAGGGRLHLGKRVEEFTAVEVADDDKTPILRGYLKRWKAEVGVFFGGVGPDSTAEELRAIAPKHPVFRISPTAEAGRGAGGAGRGE from the coding sequence ATGTCCGAGCAGGTCCAGCACGTTCAGAAGCCCGGCTGGTTCACCGTCAATGTCCTCAACCGCACCGTCGCGTTCCTGACCCGCCGCGGTTTCAGCGTCTGGGGTTCCCGGGTGCTGGCCGTCCGGGGCCGCAAGAGCGGTGAGTGGCGCACCACACCGGTCAATGTGCTCACGCTGGACGGCGAGCGCTATCTGGTGGCTCCTCGCGGCCACGTCCAGTGGACGCACAACATGCGGGCGGCGGGCGGCGGCCGGCTGCATCTGGGGAAGAGGGTCGAGGAGTTCACCGCGGTGGAGGTCGCCGACGACGACAAGACCCCGATATTGCGCGGGTACCTCAAGCGCTGGAAGGCCGAGGTCGGGGTCTTCTTCGGCGGCGTCGGCCCGGATTCCACCGCCGAGGAGCTGCGCGCGATAGCGCCCAAGCACCCGGTCTTCCGGATATCGCCGACCGCAGAGGCCGGGCGCGGCGCAGGGGGCGCGGGCAGGGGTGAGTGA
- a CDS encoding NUDIX hydrolase — MIIWVNGAFGAGKSSAAREMLDLIPESTLYDPDVLGGCLRQLLPEKRLQEVTDYQELRIWRRLVVETAAALLAEVGGVLVVPMTLLRQEHRDEIFGGLASRGIEVRHLLVDPGETILRCRITAWTENPDRSPVGEPARRWALERIPDYLDALPWLARDAHVLRTAELTPRETALRLTEAVGRGEGACGIVQTPEPRAETVAAGVLLFDDADRVLLVDPTYKPGWEFPGGVVERGESPVRAGHREVAEELGIELTRGLELLVVDWEPPHPPGHGGLRLLFDGGRVPTADIGRLMLPPAELRDWRFVTEDEAAGLLPPVRLDRLRWALRAREQGRRLNLEAGHPVE; from the coding sequence GTGATCATCTGGGTGAACGGGGCGTTCGGCGCGGGCAAATCCAGCGCCGCACGCGAGATGCTCGACCTCATACCGGAGAGCACCCTGTACGACCCCGACGTGCTCGGGGGCTGCCTGCGGCAACTGCTGCCGGAGAAGCGGCTCCAGGAGGTCACCGACTACCAGGAACTCCGTATCTGGCGGCGGTTGGTGGTCGAGACCGCCGCCGCACTGCTGGCCGAGGTCGGCGGGGTCCTCGTGGTCCCGATGACGCTGCTGCGCCAGGAGCACCGGGACGAGATCTTCGGCGGGCTCGCCTCGCGCGGGATCGAGGTACGGCATCTGCTGGTCGATCCCGGAGAAACGATCCTGCGATGTCGGATCACCGCGTGGACCGAAAACCCCGACCGTTCGCCGGTCGGCGAGCCGGCCCGGCGCTGGGCGCTGGAACGCATCCCCGACTACCTCGACGCGCTGCCCTGGCTGGCGCGTGACGCCCATGTGCTCCGCACCGCCGAGCTCACGCCGCGGGAGACGGCGCTGCGGCTCACCGAGGCGGTCGGCCGCGGCGAGGGTGCCTGCGGCATCGTACAGACTCCTGAGCCGCGGGCCGAGACGGTGGCGGCAGGAGTGCTGCTCTTCGACGACGCCGACCGTGTCCTGCTGGTCGACCCCACCTACAAACCCGGCTGGGAATTCCCCGGCGGAGTCGTCGAGCGCGGCGAGTCACCGGTGCGGGCCGGACACCGCGAGGTCGCCGAGGAACTGGGCATCGAGCTGACCCGCGGGCTCGAACTCCTCGTGGTCGACTGGGAGCCGCCGCACCCGCCGGGGCACGGCGGGCTGCGGCTGCTCTTCGACGGCGGCCGGGTGCCGACCGCCGACATCGGCCGGCTGATGCTGCCGCCCGCCGAACTCCGCGACTGGCGCTTCGTCACCGAGGACGAGGCCGCCGGCCTCCTGCCGCCGGTCCGGCTCGACCGGCTGCGCTGGGCGCTGCGCGCCCGCGAACAGGGCCGCCGCCTCAACCTGGAAGCCGGTCACCCGGTCGAATGA
- a CDS encoding dipeptidase: MPSVPLSETVASLMPRARIELAELVSFASVADERQFPRSESEKAAAWVAGALRDEGFQDVALLDTPDGTQSVYGLLPGPAGAPTVLLYAHYDVQPPLDESAWLSPPFELTERDGRWYGRGSADCKGGLLMHLTALRALREHGGAPVNVKVIVEGSEEQGTGGLERYAEAHPELLTADAIVIGDAGNFRVGVPTVTSTLRGMVLLELRVATLEGNLHSGQFGGAAPDALAALIRILDSLRDASGATTVDGLDGSGTWAGLSYPDEDFRRDAKVLDGVELVGTGNVADRIWARPSVTVVGIDAPPVIGATPSVQATAGALVSVRIPPGVTAEQASHALTEHLRSAAPWGARVEVTQRGSGQPFQADTSSPAYEAMAEAMREAYGQELSIAGQGGSIPLCNTLATLYPQAEILLIGLSEPEAQIHAANESVSPQELERLALAEAVFLQRYAASKAPASAG, from the coding sequence ATGCCGTCCGTTCCGCTGTCCGAGACCGTCGCCTCACTCATGCCCCGGGCCCGTATCGAGCTGGCCGAGCTGGTGTCGTTCGCGTCGGTGGCCGACGAGCGGCAGTTCCCGCGCAGCGAGAGCGAGAAGGCGGCGGCCTGGGTGGCCGGAGCACTGCGGGACGAGGGCTTCCAGGACGTGGCCCTGCTCGACACGCCGGACGGCACCCAGTCGGTCTACGGCCTGCTGCCGGGCCCCGCGGGCGCGCCCACGGTATTGCTGTACGCGCACTACGACGTGCAGCCGCCGCTGGACGAGTCGGCGTGGCTGTCACCGCCGTTCGAGCTGACCGAGCGCGACGGCCGGTGGTACGGCCGGGGCTCCGCGGACTGCAAGGGCGGGCTGCTGATGCATCTGACGGCACTGCGGGCGCTGCGTGAGCACGGCGGGGCGCCGGTGAACGTCAAGGTGATCGTGGAGGGTTCGGAGGAGCAGGGCACCGGCGGTCTTGAGCGGTATGCCGAGGCGCACCCCGAGTTGCTCACCGCCGACGCGATCGTGATCGGCGACGCGGGGAATTTCCGGGTCGGGGTGCCGACTGTGACCTCGACGCTGCGCGGCATGGTGCTGCTGGAGCTGCGGGTGGCCACGCTCGAGGGCAACTTGCACTCGGGCCAGTTCGGCGGGGCGGCGCCCGACGCGCTCGCGGCACTGATCCGGATACTCGATTCGCTGCGGGACGCCTCGGGGGCGACCACCGTCGACGGTCTGGACGGTTCCGGCACATGGGCGGGGCTGAGCTATCCGGATGAGGACTTCCGCCGGGACGCCAAGGTGCTCGACGGGGTGGAGCTGGTCGGCACGGGCAATGTCGCCGACCGCATCTGGGCCCGCCCCTCGGTGACCGTGGTGGGCATCGACGCGCCCCCGGTCATCGGCGCCACGCCCTCGGTGCAGGCCACGGCGGGCGCGCTGGTGAGCGTACGGATACCGCCCGGCGTGACGGCGGAGCAGGCCTCGCACGCCCTGACGGAGCATCTGCGGTCGGCGGCGCCGTGGGGCGCCCGGGTCGAGGTGACGCAGCGCGGCAGCGGCCAGCCCTTCCAGGCGGACACCAGCAGCCCGGCCTACGAGGCGATGGCGGAGGCGATGCGGGAGGCGTACGGCCAGGAGCTGTCGATCGCCGGGCAGGGCGGTTCGATCCCGCTGTGCAACACGCTGGCGACGCTCTATCCGCAGGCGGAGATCCTGCTGATCGGGCTGAGCGAGCCGGAGGCGCAGATCCACGCGGCCAACGAGAGCGTGTCGCCGCAGGAGTTGGAGCGGCTGGCGCTGGCGGAGGCGGTCTTCCTGCAGCGCTATGCGGCGTCGAAGGCGCCCGCCTCGGCGGGCTGA
- a CDS encoding geranylgeranyl reductase family protein — MSGEQAAQDSGAGDGETPTVWDVVVIGAGPAGASAAHAAAVTGRRVLLLEKADLPRYKTCGGGIIGPSRDALPPGFELPLRDRVHAVTFSLNGRLTRTKRSRQMLFGLINRPEFDAALVDAAREAGAEVRTGVTVSRVEQHGPGVPDRRTVAVIVNGSGGAPGKRDEEIVYARSVVGADGSASRIGAHVGVKLDQVDLGLEAEIPVPAAVAEDWSGRVLIDWGPLPGSYGWVFPKGDSLTVGVISARGDGGATKRYLDDFIARLGLAGFEPSVSSGHLTRCRADDSPLSRGRVLVCGDAAGLLEPWTREGISYALRSGRLAGEWAVRIAESHDAVDARRQALNYAFAVKAGLGVEMGVGRRMLTLFERRPGLLHAVLTTFPPAWRAFAGITRGSSSLAEIVRTHPMARRALDSVNRA, encoded by the coding sequence GTGAGCGGTGAGCAGGCGGCGCAGGACAGCGGTGCGGGGGATGGCGAGACGCCAACGGTCTGGGACGTCGTGGTGATCGGAGCAGGCCCCGCGGGAGCGTCGGCCGCCCATGCGGCGGCGGTCACCGGCCGCCGGGTCCTGCTGCTGGAGAAGGCGGATCTCCCCAGGTACAAGACATGCGGCGGCGGCATCATCGGCCCTTCGCGGGACGCGCTGCCGCCCGGTTTCGAACTGCCGTTGCGCGACCGGGTGCACGCGGTCACCTTCAGCCTGAACGGCCGGCTGACCAGGACCAAGCGCTCCCGGCAGATGCTCTTCGGGCTGATCAACCGTCCCGAATTCGACGCGGCTCTGGTCGACGCGGCCCGCGAGGCCGGCGCTGAGGTGCGCACCGGTGTGACCGTCTCCCGGGTGGAGCAGCACGGCCCCGGTGTGCCCGACCGGCGCACGGTGGCGGTGATAGTGAACGGCAGCGGGGGAGCGCCGGGCAAGCGCGACGAGGAGATCGTCTACGCCCGCTCCGTGGTCGGAGCCGACGGCAGCGCCAGCCGGATAGGAGCACACGTCGGGGTCAAGCTCGACCAGGTCGACCTGGGCCTGGAGGCGGAGATCCCGGTACCGGCGGCCGTGGCGGAGGACTGGAGCGGCCGGGTCCTCATCGACTGGGGTCCGCTGCCCGGCAGTTACGGCTGGGTCTTCCCCAAGGGCGACTCCCTCACCGTGGGCGTCATCTCCGCCCGCGGCGACGGCGGCGCCACCAAGCGCTACCTGGACGACTTCATCGCCCGCCTCGGTCTGGCCGGCTTCGAGCCCAGCGTGTCCAGCGGGCACCTCACCCGCTGCCGCGCCGACGACTCGCCGCTGTCCCGCGGCCGGGTGCTGGTCTGCGGTGACGCGGCCGGACTGCTCGAACCCTGGACCCGCGAGGGCATCTCCTACGCGCTGCGCTCCGGCCGGCTCGCGGGGGAGTGGGCGGTCCGTATCGCCGAGTCGCACGACGCGGTGGACGCCCGTAGGCAGGCGCTCAACTACGCCTTCGCCGTCAAGGCCGGCCTCGGCGTCGAGATGGGCGTCGGCCGCCGGATGCTCACCCTCTTCGAGCGGCGCCCCGGCCTGCTGCACGCGGTGCTCACCACCTTCCCGCCGGCCTGGCGGGCCTTCGCCGGCATCACCCGCGGCAGCAGTTCGCTGGCCGAGATCGTCCGTACCCACCCGATGGCCCGCAGGGCGCTGGACAGCGTGAACCGGGCCTGA